GATATACCCGATATTTTGTTTCGCTAAAGGTGGGCACTCAGGATAAAAAGATTATTGCCATATTGAGGCAAAAAACACCCCGCAATATAGTGCTTTTTTTGTTGATGCACCAGAATTCCATCCACAAGGAAATATGTGAGGCGGTGAAAAAATCTCCATCTACCGTATCATTTCATTTAAAAAAAATAATCGAAGCAGGCATTGTTGAAGCCATTTCTTTGGGAAGAGAAACATCCTATTCTGTAAAGGATAGAGAACAGGTGATAAAAATTCTTATAACTTATAGAAGTACATTTGTTGACGGTGCCGTCGATAGGTTTGTAGAAACATGGTCATCTTTGAACCCCGATCATATTAAAAAATAGATCACTCCCTCTTGAACAATATCCAGGTTGCAACAACTAAAATTGATATGGCGCTGCATACTGCCATACCTATAAAAACCGGATTTTTCACGATTGACTCTATAGTAATGTCATGAACGCTGAAATGCGGAATGCTTATCAATAAGAAAAACTCTCCCCCGCTCTTGGAATTTACATTGACCAGCACGTATTCCGGCTGCAGCCCGTCATCATTTGGATTTAGGACATCTGCAATATCCTCAGCCATTGGAATTTCTTTTCCGTCAAACATTACTCTAAGTCCTTGCACTGACAGTACGCCTTTCCCTATATTGACTTTTATGGTCTTTCCTGCCGTATGCTCGTCGCCGCTCACGGTAAATTCAGCTTTTTTCGATGTCGGCGTTGTTTTGTTTCCTATGGTAACGTTATCATAATATGATATAGAATCCACTTTATATTCTCCCCCTTCTTTTATAATTGTAATTTCTCCCCCAAGGCTACCCGTTTTTATCGCATCTTCAACCGTCTTCATTTCTTCCGTCCCATCCGATAATGGCTTCGTATCAACGCCTCTAAACATGGCCGTTCTGTGAGCTACTATCCCGCCACTTTTTTCCTCAAGCATATAATTGCTTACTATAGTTCCAGAAAAATTTTCTTTTGAAAGCTCGATGATATTGTCTTTTATTTTTTTAGTGTTGTATCCCTGTAAATTT
This is a stretch of genomic DNA from Candidatus Thermoplasmatota archaeon. It encodes these proteins:
- a CDS encoding ArsR family transcriptional regulator; translated protein: MIKEDSLALETRRKIYDLILNYPGLHEREIARKLNMSLSTLDYHLHYLEKREIIVSKRDGRYTRYFVSLKVGTQDKKIIAILRQKTPRNIVLFLLMHQNSIHKEICEAVKKSPSTVSFHLKKIIEAGIVEAISLGRETSYSVKDREQVIKILITYRSTFVDGAVDRFVETWSSLNPDHIKK